One segment of Tenrec ecaudatus isolate mTenEca1 chromosome 1, mTenEca1.hap1, whole genome shotgun sequence DNA contains the following:
- the NEK2 gene encoding serine/threonine-protein kinase Nek2, translating to MPSRAEDYEVLHTIGTGSYGRCQKIRRRSDGKVLVWKELDYGSMTEVEKQMLVSEVNLLRELKHPNIVRYYDRIIDRTNTTLYIVMEYCEGGDLASVITKGTKERQYLDEEFVLRVMAQLTLALKECHRRSDGGHTVLHRDLKPANVFLDGNQNVKLGDFGLARILNHDTSFAKTFVGTPYYMSPEQMNRMSYNEKSDIWSLGCLLYELCALMPPFTAFNQKELAGKIREGKFRRIPYRFSDELNDIITRMLNLKDYNRPSVEEILENPLIADLVTEEQRKNPERRGRRLGESQKLPDSSPAVSELKLKEVQLQERERALRAREERLEQKEREICIRERLAEDKLARAESLVKNYSLLKEQQLLALADNPDFDHASSMMKKKVHFSGESKENVMRRENSENLLASKSKCRDLKKRLHAAQLRAQALSDIEKNYHLKSKQILGMR from the exons ATGCCGTCCCGGGCCGAGGACTACGAGGTGCTGCACACCATTGGCACTGGCTCCTATGGCCGCTGCCAGAAGATCCGGAGGAGGAGCGATGGGAAG GTGTTAGTTTGGAAAGAACTTGACTATGGCTCCATGACAGAGGTTGAGAAACAAATGCTTGTTTCTGAAGTGAACTTGCTTCGTGAACTAAAACATCCAAACATTGTCCGCTACTACGACCGAATTATTGACCGGACCAACACAACACTGTATATTGTAATGGAATATTGTGAAGGAGGGGACCTGGCTAGTGTGATTACAAAGGGAACCAAGGAAAG GCAATACTTGGATGAAGAGTTTGTTCTTCGAGTCATGGCTCAGTTGACTCTGGCCCTAAAGGAGTGTCACAGGCGAAGTGATGGTGGCCACACCGTGCTGCATCGGGACCTGAAGCCAGCCAACGTTTTCCTGGATGGCAATCAAAACGTCAAACTCGGAGATTTCGGGCTGGCTAGAATATTGAACCATGATACGAGTTTTGCAAAAACATTTGTTGGAACACCGTATTACATGTCTCCA GAACAAATGAATCGCATGTCCTACAATGAGAAGTCTGATATCTGGTCCCTGGGCTGTTTGCTGTATGAATTGTGTGCGTTAAT GCCTCCGTTCACAGCTTTCAACCAGAAAGAACTGGCTGGGAAGATCAGAGAAGGCAAATTCAGGCGAATTCCTTATCGATTCTCTGATGAATTGAATGACATTATTACGAGGATGTTGAATTTAAAG GATTACAATCGACCTTCCGTGGAAGAAATTCTCGAGAACCCATTGATAGCAGACTTGGTTACCGAAGAGCAGAGGAAGAATCCCGAGCGAAGAGGGCGGCGTTTGGGAGAGTCCCAGAAACTGCCGGACTCCAGCCCGGCCGTGAGCGAGCTGAAACTGAAGGAGGTGCAGTTACAGGAGCGAGAGCGGGCCCTGCGAGCCAGAGAAGAGCGGCTGGAGC AGAAGGAACGGGAGATTTGTATCCGGGAGAGACTGGCGGAGGATAAGCTGGCGAGAGCGGAGAGTCTGGTGAAGAACTACAGCCTGCTGAAGGAGCAGCAGCTCCTGGCTCTGGCCGATAATCCAG ACTTTGATCATGCATCCTCGATGATGAAGAAGAAAGTTCATTTCAGTGGAGAAAGTAAAGAGAATGTCATGAGGAGGGAAAATTCGGAGAATCTGTTGGCCTCAAAATCCAAGTGCAGAGACCTGAAGAAAAGACTGCATGCTGCTCAGCTGCGCGCACAGGCCCTGTCTGATATTGAAAAAAACTACCACCTCAAAAGC